The Thalassotalea piscium sequence TGCCGCTTCACTATTTTTAGGTAACATAGGTAACAACAAACAACGGTCACCCACTAACTGCTCTTTTTTATAATCCCATTCTGGCAATTTTAAACCATCACCTAATGGAATATCATCTTCCATTGCTGACGGTAAATCCATATCAATTTTTATACTGGCTGATTTTTGTTGTTGTTGTTTAGATAAGGTAATTTTATCAAGGTCTTCCGCTACTTTAAGCGTTTCTTCTTCATCATCATCACTGTCATCGCTTCCACGATCTAGTTGGCTAAATTCACTCCAAGAAAATAAGCTTTCTAAACGAAATATCATCATACCGTCGCGGCTTTCTCCATCTTCTATTCTTTCACCTTTTTTGCGGGTTGATTTACTTTTGGTTGATGTGCTATGAGCCTCATCTTCATTCTCTTGCTCTGTTTCATCAAAACTTGGCATAATTTGAGGATTTAGCTGAGCAGAGGGATAAAGCCATAAAAAAACAGCTTGAGGCGCATAATTAACAGTGGGAAACTCTTCAACCGAACCAGGTTTAAGTATCGCTTGGATAATTGCCTGCTCCATTGTTTGCTCTGGAATTGGCCGTTTGCTAAAGTCAGCGCGTGTTTGCACGAATGCTTGAGCTAACTTTTGGTAGCGTGGTTTTAACATGGGGTATTTAGCCAATACATCAACAACTAATTGTTGATTGTCAATTGCCCAATGTTTAAAGCCTTGCTTATGGTGAGCGGCTAAAATAGCTAACCATATATAAAGTTCTCGGTTTAATTTTTTAGTTGGAAAAACAGCGAGTTTTTCAGGTAAACGTAAGCTTTCTTCGTCTTGCCAAGCGAGACTCACTTGCTGATTCTCGCCCGATATTTTCTGCAGCCACGTCCTTCTTACTAAATAGTCACGCGCGCTAGCAGCTTCAACCCGCTTAACACCGTGGCCACCCATAGCACGAAAAACTACACCAACAGATTTGTTTACTTCTGCAAACGCTACTTCAGCTTGGGTGAAATCTGTGCGCGACTTTTTTGTAATGTATTTATGCCAAATACCACCAACCCATTCTTCCATTACTCACCAAACGTGTTATCTAATCTTGTATTGAATAATACTAGCAAATACCTACTCATAAGGTTGTGATATGAATCAAGAAAGTACAATTCAATTGAATTCAAGTCACTTATCTTCCTCATTACCTACTTTTAGGTTAGGTAAATTAGTACTGCTAATAGTGTTCAAAACAATACCAACCGTAAAGAAGAAAAATGTAGTTGCGCCAACGCTTCCTTTTAGCACTTTATTTTCTGAGTCTAAGATGGTTAGTAAATAAATACCGCAACCTATTGCAATAACCGTGCACCCTATCCCAATAACTCTAGCAATCCTCTGTAAAAAGTGTTTTTTTTGTTCCAAGTGATCCTCCAATAAAAAGCCGTGATATTACTATCACGGCTTTAATAATACTTATAATCAATACGTTTATTTATGCGCTAGCTTTTTCTTTAACAAAGAAGCTATACAAATAAACAATTAAACCAAGTAAGAAAATAACACCAGCGACTTCACGTAACCAGAAGAAAATAGAAAGTTTCTCTTGTGTTACCATAAAGCTTAATGCTTCCCCTGATTCAGGTATACGTTGTAACCATACTTGTAATACGCCTGCTCCAGTTAAGAACAAGGTAATAAATACCATTGCAACCGTCATTAACCAAAAGCCCCACATTTCCCATACTTGTGCTTTATTACAGTTACTCTCACCAATACCTCTAATTTTAGGCATCGCATAAGAAATAATTGTCATAACAATCATTGCATAAGCACCGTAAAAGGCCATATGACCATGAGCAGCGGTTATTTGTGAGCCATGAGTATAGAAGTTTACAGGAGATAAGGTATGTAAGAACCCCCAAACACCTGCACCTAAGAAGGCCATAACAGCTGTGCCTAAAGCCCAAAGCGTTGCCGCTTTATTTGGATGCTCTCTACGACGTCTGTTAACCATGTTAAAGGCAAATAATACCATAGCAAAGAAAGGTAAAGGTTCTAACGCTGAGAATATTGAACCAACCCACTGCCAGTACTCAGGCGTAGCTAACCAAAAGAAATGATGGCCAGTACCTAAAATACCACTGATTAATGCCATTGCAACAATCACATACAGCCACTTTTCAATCACTTCACGGTCAACACCCGTTACCTTTATCAAAATAAAGGCAAGAATAGCACCCATGATAAGTTCCCAAACACCTTCAACCCATAAATGAACAACAAACCACCAGAAGTATTTATCAAGTGCTAAGTTTACTGGATTATAAAATGAGAATAAGAACATAACAGCAAGGCCGATTAAACCGGTCATCATGATCATGTTAATTGCAGTTTTACGTCCTTTTAACATGGTCATGCCAAGGTTAAATAAGAAACCTAAACAAACAACGACTATCCCGAGTTTGGTTATCGTGGGTTGCTCAAGAAACTCTCGTCCCATAGTTGGCCATAAATGGTTAAGGGTAATTTCTGCTAGCGTAGAATAAGGTACAAGAAGATAACCTAAAATAGTTAACACACCCGCCACTGCAAATACCCAAAAAAGGATAATAGCTAGCTTAGGGCTATAGAGCTCGGTTTCAGCTTCTTCGGGTACTAAATAATAAGCAGCCCCCATAAAGCCAAACAGTAACCACACAATAAGTAAATTTGTGTGAACCATACGTGCTACGTTAAATGGAATAGCCTCAGCTAAAAAATCACCAACAACGTATTGTAACCCCATTATTAAACCAAAGAGTATTTGGCCCACAAAGAGGATAAGAGCAAAGACAAAATAAGGCTTTGCAACCGCTTGTGATTGATATTTCAATGTATTCATCACATTAACCCTCAATGTTCGGTGGCCAGCCATTAACATCCATTTCTGAAGTCCACTTCAAAAACTCAGCTAAATCATTAATTTCTTCATCAGTTAAATGGAAATTAGGCATTTGACGACGACCTGGAATATTTAATGGCTGCGCATTCATCCAACCATTTAAAAATGATTTAAATCCTGCTTCACCACCTCGACGATTATAAACATTAGCAAGTTCAGGCGCGAAGTAAGCCCCTTCACCAATTAATGAATGACAACCGATACAGTTATTCTGCTCCCAGAGGTGTTTTCCACGCTCTACAGACTCAGTAATATTATGTCGATGGTCCCGTTTGGGCATCTCTTTGGTTGTATGAAAGGTTAAACCCAAAAATATTAATATGAAGAACATGCTTCCCCCATAGTAAATATTCCGAGCCATACCTTTTGTAAATTTTTCTGACATGGTATTTCCCTTAAGAAAAGTAATAAAACCAAGGTAATATTACATGTTAATGTAGGATCAATTACTTGATAGAAATCAACTTTATTGCAATGTGTAACTATTTATAACTAAAAGTAGTTCAAATTTAAATTAAATCAAAATAAAGGGAGTTTTTTAGCCATTGCACGAGAAAGGTTAAGCATGCCAATAAGCACGAATAATGCGTGAGCGGTTACAAAATAAACAAGCATCATAGCTAAGGAGGAATTAAAGTTGCTGCTAAACACAACGGCAAGAACAGGCACCAAGATCAAGCAAACACCTGAAACTAATGACAACTGAAGGGATCGATAAAGGTGAATGCGTTGCCAGCCTTTTTCTTTATTATGCTTTATAAATTTCCACAATAAAATAAAAAAGGCAATACCAGGAATTAATAATAAATTCATTAAATAGAGAGATTGATAAATTATAGCAGAACGTTTTTTTTGCTCATTATTATTTTTCATAATCTCTCCTTAATTTAAAAGTTTAGCTTAAAGCCTTGGCTATTTATTAATAGATCCTAAATTATGTAAATAAAGCCTATAATTAGTGGCACAATTAATACATAGCCTAATAACAGCATACGCCATTTTGTAGGAGCATGCTTCAACTCCATAAAAATATCAGTAATCTGCTGACCTTTAACAAAAACTATTGCAAAAATTAATACAATAAACAGTGTAGAAGTCTCCATCACTTTACTCAAGTATACAGATACTACTGTTAGTATAATTAGTAATAACCAACTGATTGTTGCTTGTACTTTACTCATTATCAAAGGCCTTCATTAAATAACATAAATTAATGGGAATAATATAATCCAAAGCATATCAACCATGTGCCAGTAACATGCGCCTGATTCAAAACCCGAGTAATTATTTTGGTAAGCATTTTTGAATGTTCTAACCAACATAAACCCTAAAATAACCATACCTAAAACAACATGTAAGAAATGAAAAGCAGTAATTAAAAAGTAAAGGGTAAAAAAGGTGTTGGTTTCAATATCAATACCTATAGAAAAGAGTGATTGATATTCCCATCCTTTTACAAATAAATAAACAAACGCAAAGATTAAAGCAAAACATAAATGAATAGCGACTTGCTTCATTTTATTACGGTGTAATGCATTAACCGAAAATGCAACAAACAAGCTACTAGTAATTAATGCAATAGTATTTATTACACCACTTACCGTATGAAGTTTTGCTTTACCTTCAGTAAAAATTTGTTGATTAAACTGCTCTGTCACCGCAAAGCCGATAAAAAACAAGGCAAATGCAGTTAATTCAACTAAAATAAAAATCCACATGGCAAGATCACCAGGTAGTTTTTTTTCACTTAGGCTTATCTGAGTAAAGTTTAATTGATTACTGTTCATCGAAATAAATACTAGCCACATCCATTAATGCTTTAATGGTATCTGGATCGTCCGTTAAAGGTTCAGCTAAACAGCAACGACATACATCCATAGGGTTCATACCACTAGACATCATTTTTGCTGCATAAATTAATAAACGCGTAGAAGCTACTTCATCTAAATCGCTTTGCTCTAAACGCCTTAGCGCTTGCGCTAATTCAACGAGTTTAAAGGCAATATGAGGATCAGCACCCGTTTCTTTTATAATAATTTCTTGTTCAAGTTCAGCTGTAGGGTAATCAAACCTTAAAGCAACAAAGCGTTGACGGGTACTTGGCTTCATGCCTTTTAATAAGTTTTGATAACCGGGATTATAGGACACAACAAGCATAAAGCCAGGTGCCGCTTCAATAAGCTCACCCGTTCTTTCTAAAGGTAACACTCTGCGATCGTCGGCCAGCGGGTGCAAAACAACAGTAGTATCCTTACGTGCTTCTACGACTTCATCTAAATAACAAATTCCCCCTTCTCTAACCGCTTTAGTTAGAGGGCCGTCTTGCCAATAAGTGCCATTAGGACCTATCAAATGTCGCCCTACTAGGTCGGCAGCGGTTAAATCATCATGGCATGCAACAGTATAAAGTGGCTTATTGAGTTTTTGTGCCATATGAGCAATAAAGCGCGTTTTACCACAACCCGTTGGGCCTTTAATTAATACCGGTAACTGATGAGAATAAGCATACTCGAATAAAGATACTTCGTTACTTTGTTGCTGATAAAACAACTCATTTTGAGTGTCGTTTGAAGATTTTAAATTTACAGTTGTCATATAAGATAAGAACCTAACTAAACATGGGGCTTAAGATACGCCTTAATTCTTTGGTGAGCAAACTAGACTGACACTTACTTGATAAAGATCAAGCTATCGAGTAAACACAGCTTATACAACGTAGAAAAATGACATAAATTTTAAAAACAAAACACACTTATCAGCTAACTATGGAACGACCACAGTTACTGTTCCTGTCATTTGGGGATGAGGACCACAAAGATAATTATAAATACCTGGTTCAGAAAATGTGACCTGAAAGGTTTCTCCCGGGAAAAAATAATCAGGCTCTTCTTCAGTTAATTGCTTGAACCAAACGTTATGATATTGTCGTTTTTCGATATTTTTCCAAATTACAGTATCCCCGACATCAACGGTAATATTTGCGGGAATAAATTCTTTTTTGAAAATATCAACAGTCACTTCCTTGGCGATCGCGCCAATATTAAAATGAAATAATGCCATTACCAAAAAAATTTTAAACTTCATATTTACTCCTTTTCTATCACGTTAACATCAATTATTTTAGCATTTAAGCGAGAAAGCTCACCATGGCTTCGCTTAAATTGTCCAGCAGGCCTATCAACTTCAACAGCCTCTGCACCACTTACCCAAGTTAATAAGC is a genomic window containing:
- a CDS encoding nitric oxide reductase activation protein NorD gives rise to the protein MEEWVGGIWHKYITKKSRTDFTQAEVAFAEVNKSVGVVFRAMGGHGVKRVEAASARDYLVRRTWLQKISGENQQVSLAWQDEESLRLPEKLAVFPTKKLNRELYIWLAILAAHHKQGFKHWAIDNQQLVVDVLAKYPMLKPRYQKLAQAFVQTRADFSKRPIPEQTMEQAIIQAILKPGSVEEFPTVNYAPQAVFLWLYPSAQLNPQIMPSFDETEQENEDEAHSTSTKSKSTRKKGERIEDGESRDGMMIFRLESLFSWSEFSQLDRGSDDSDDDEEETLKVAEDLDKITLSKQQQQKSASIKIDMDLPSAMEDDIPLGDGLKLPEWDYKKEQLVGDRCLLLPMLPKNSEAAKLPLRLQKIAKIIQAQFEQLQSVRYWLKGQVQGEELDLSAWLDFYVEQQISPTQERGLFQSFRGNNRDISTLLLADLSMSTDAHLDNDNRVIDVVKDSMLLFGEALNSVGDNFSMYGFSSIRRSNVRFTVLKNFNERYSDEIRGRLQAVKPGYYTRMGAAIRQATKILTEQKSTQKLLLILTDGKPNDIDYYEGRFGIEDTRHAISEAQKLGIKPFCITIDQEAEDYLPYLFGIDGYTVIHKPSQLPIRLPQLYYQLTSHQ
- a CDS encoding c-type cytochrome; translated protein: MSEKFTKGMARNIYYGGSMFFILIFLGLTFHTTKEMPKRDHRHNITESVERGKHLWEQNNCIGCHSLIGEGAYFAPELANVYNRRGGEAGFKSFLNGWMNAQPLNIPGRRQMPNFHLTDEEINDLAEFLKWTSEMDVNGWPPNIEG
- a CDS encoding cupredoxin domain-containing protein, which codes for MKFKIFLVMALFHFNIGAIAKEVTVDIFKKEFIPANITVDVGDTVIWKNIEKRQYHNVWFKQLTEEEPDYFFPGETFQVTFSEPGIYNYLCGPHPQMTGTVTVVVP
- a CDS encoding cytochrome c oxidase subunit 3 family protein — protein: MWLVFISMNSNQLNFTQISLSEKKLPGDLAMWIFILVELTAFALFFIGFAVTEQFNQQIFTEGKAKLHTVSGVINTIALITSSLFVAFSVNALHRNKMKQVAIHLCFALIFAFVYLFVKGWEYQSLFSIGIDIETNTFFTLYFLITAFHFLHVVLGMVILGFMLVRTFKNAYQNNYSGFESGACYWHMVDMLWIILFPLIYVI
- a CDS encoding cytochrome C oxidase subunit IV family protein — translated: MSKVQATISWLLLIILTVVSVYLSKVMETSTLFIVLIFAIVFVKGQQITDIFMELKHAPTKWRMLLLGYVLIVPLIIGFIYII
- a CDS encoding CbbQ/NirQ/NorQ/GpvN family protein, producing MTTVNLKSSNDTQNELFYQQQSNEVSLFEYAYSHQLPVLIKGPTGCGKTRFIAHMAQKLNKPLYTVACHDDLTAADLVGRHLIGPNGTYWQDGPLTKAVREGGICYLDEVVEARKDTTVVLHPLADDRRVLPLERTGELIEAAPGFMLVVSYNPGYQNLLKGMKPSTRQRFVALRFDYPTAELEQEIIIKETGADPHIAFKLVELAQALRRLEQSDLDEVASTRLLIYAAKMMSSGMNPMDVCRCCLAEPLTDDPDTIKALMDVASIYFDEQ
- a CDS encoding cbb3-type cytochrome c oxidase subunit I; the encoded protein is MNTLKYQSQAVAKPYFVFALILFVGQILFGLIMGLQYVVGDFLAEAIPFNVARMVHTNLLIVWLLFGFMGAAYYLVPEEAETELYSPKLAIILFWVFAVAGVLTILGYLLVPYSTLAEITLNHLWPTMGREFLEQPTITKLGIVVVCLGFLFNLGMTMLKGRKTAINMIMMTGLIGLAVMFLFSFYNPVNLALDKYFWWFVVHLWVEGVWELIMGAILAFILIKVTGVDREVIEKWLYVIVAMALISGILGTGHHFFWLATPEYWQWVGSIFSALEPLPFFAMVLFAFNMVNRRRREHPNKAATLWALGTAVMAFLGAGVWGFLHTLSPVNFYTHGSQITAAHGHMAFYGAYAMIVMTIISYAMPKIRGIGESNCNKAQVWEMWGFWLMTVAMVFITLFLTGAGVLQVWLQRIPESGEALSFMVTQEKLSIFFWLREVAGVIFLLGLIVYLYSFFVKEKASA